One window of Aggregicoccus sp. 17bor-14 genomic DNA carries:
- a CDS encoding pyridoxal-phosphate dependent enzyme, whose translation MHTHENILSAIGHTPLVKLNKMVGPNDATVLVKCEFMNPGGSIKDRMAKYILEKAVREGKLKPGGTIIENTSGNTGMGVALAAAVMGFKCIFTMPDKMSTEKVNRLKAMGAQVVVTPTNVPAEDPRSYYETAKRLYRETPGAFMLNQYHTPDNIEAHYMVTGPEILEQTGGKIDAFVTGLGTGGTMSGAGKFLKEKIPGLRNVGVDPVGSVYEGYFKTGKLSEPHTYKVEGIGEDMLCGAMDFKVLDDIRQVDDRVSFIAARRLAREEGIFGGGSTGSAVHVAVQLAKELGKGKTIVVIAPDSGSSYISKFHSDEWMRDNGFMQEQGAGTVRELLSGRKGEVITAKKGDRVDAVVETMRKHGFSQMPVVNGDGRSTGMIHEYDLLNALVANKVRFADTIDAIVQPLMGVVSPDTSLDRLREIFAQDKVAVVKEGEKVVGIVTKIDLIDYLHGKAA comes from the coding sequence AGGACCGCATGGCCAAGTACATCCTCGAGAAGGCCGTGCGCGAGGGGAAGCTCAAGCCCGGCGGCACCATCATCGAGAACACCAGCGGCAACACCGGCATGGGCGTGGCGCTCGCGGCCGCGGTGATGGGCTTCAAGTGCATCTTCACCATGCCGGACAAGATGAGCACCGAGAAGGTGAACCGGCTCAAGGCGATGGGCGCGCAGGTGGTGGTCACGCCGACGAACGTGCCGGCCGAGGACCCGCGCAGCTACTACGAGACGGCGAAGCGGCTGTACCGCGAGACGCCGGGCGCCTTCATGCTCAACCAGTACCACACGCCCGACAACATCGAGGCGCACTACATGGTCACCGGCCCGGAGATCCTCGAGCAGACGGGCGGGAAGATCGACGCCTTCGTCACCGGCCTCGGCACCGGCGGCACCATGAGCGGCGCGGGCAAGTTCCTGAAGGAGAAGATCCCCGGCCTGCGCAACGTGGGCGTGGACCCCGTGGGCAGCGTGTACGAGGGCTACTTCAAGACGGGCAAGCTCTCCGAGCCGCACACCTACAAGGTCGAGGGCATCGGCGAGGACATGCTGTGCGGCGCCATGGACTTCAAGGTCCTGGACGACATCCGCCAGGTGGATGACCGCGTGAGCTTCATCGCGGCGCGCCGCCTCGCGCGCGAGGAGGGCATCTTCGGGGGCGGCTCCACCGGCAGCGCCGTGCACGTGGCGGTGCAGCTGGCCAAGGAGCTGGGCAAGGGCAAGACCATCGTGGTCATCGCCCCGGACTCGGGCAGCAGCTACATCTCCAAGTTCCACTCCGACGAGTGGATGCGCGACAACGGCTTCATGCAGGAGCAGGGCGCCGGCACCGTGCGCGAGCTGCTGAGCGGCCGCAAGGGCGAGGTGATCACCGCCAAGAAGGGCGACCGCGTGGACGCGGTGGTGGAGACCATGCGCAAGCACGGCTTCAGCCAGATGCCGGTGGTCAACGGCGACGGGCGCAGCACCGGCATGATCCACGAGTACGATCTGCTCAACGCGCTGGTGGCCAACAAGGTGCGCTTCGCGGACACCATCGACGCCATCGTGCAGCCGCTGATGGGCGTGGTGAGCCCGGACACCAGCCTCGACCGGCTGCGCGAGATCTTCGCGCAGGACAAGGTCGCGGTGGTGAAGGAGGGCGAGAAGGTGGTGGGCATCGTCACCAAGATCGATCTCATCGACTACCTGCACGGCAAGGCGGCGTAG